From the genome of Leishmania major strain Friedlin complete genome, chromosome 35:
AGAATGGAGGCGCGGCGACGAAGGCCTAACCAGCTAAGAAAGATAAAAGAAACTTCCCCTTTCGTTGTGACCACTGTGCATTATTGAACCCCCGCAGCCTCcacttctcctccctcgctggGCGCCCCTTTCCATCCACGGAGACCCACGCGCATACAAAAATGACAGGGACCTCTTTGGAGGCAATGAATGGCAAGGTGGTTGTGTTTCTCCGTACAAGCAGCGTGGCCCGTTTGCCGCTATACCGTCGCCTCCGCTCGCTCAACGTAACGCTGGTGTTGGTGCACCCCTTTACCCCATTGCCCGAGTTTGACGGTGTCTTTTCGCACTGGCTGAAGCACGAGACGAGCGACGTGGATGAGGTGCACCTTGCCTTGTCGGCCTTCCTGGCATCGTGTGGGCTCGTCCCTGACGCGGTTGTGTCCTTCGACGAGTATGCCGTCTACCAAGCGGCGGTAATTGCTGCGCGGCTGAATCTCACTCCGATCCCTCTGCCACCTGCCGCGGTTCTACAAAACAACTTGAAGGATATGTTTCGGTTGTTCTGCAGCGAACACGGCATCCCGTCGCCAAAGTCGGTGCCGCTTCCTGTAGCGGCGGTGCTTCCGACACCAGGAGAGGTGAACAACTGTGCAAGCGACGCGGATGCGCTCTCAATGGCGTTTGAGAAGGCTCGGCCGGCGCTGGTCAAGGCTATTTCCAAGACACTAGAGGCCGAGGCGCTCGCGTTCCCAGTGGTGCTAAAGCCCAGTCCAGGGGCTGGAAGCCTGTTAACCCGCTTGTGCCCCACCCTGCACGACGCGGTGGAACATGTGTGGTCTATGTGGACGGTGCTTGCGGGTCATCCAGTCACACGAAACTTTGCCGCCCTCACCAAcagtgcagcggctggaCCTGTGCTCGAAGGAGGCGCGGCCGCTGTGCAGATACTCGCGGAGGAGTTCATTGAGGGACAGGAGGTCGACATGGACTGCGTTATCGAGCACGGCGTCGTGCGCTTCTGCTCCATCTCAGACAACTTCGAACCGTCTCCGCCGTACTTTGCTGAGGTTGGCGGGGTTTGCCCATCAGCGCTGGGGCACTGTGGCCAGTGTGCCCTGCGTGAATTGCTCGACTCATACGTCTCCGCGCACGGAGCGCACTTGCACGGCGTTATTCATTTTGAAGCCAAATACGACCCAGCACGCCAGCGAGCCTACGTGATTGAAGTGAACTGTCGGCCTGGAAGCGCGGAGACCAGCGTTATGATTCAAACTGTGTATCGCGGGCTGAACTTGGGTGAGGCACTAGTGCGCTGTGCGTTGCAGATACCTATCCAGGAACAACTGGCGGGCCTTTTCCCAGAGCTTCTAGCCGGCCAGCAAGAAGGTGGTGTGGAGATGCCGTGGCAGAAGGCAACTCCATCGCGCCATCCCGAGGCGGACGCAAACGAGCGTATCCCGAACTCCGCTGCACGCACAGCGGTGTGGTCGCTGCTCGGCGGCCCGTCTCACGGATTCTTTCCACCACAGTGCTGGGCGGCGTCTGTGAACATTTATCCGAAGCAGGATGGGGTGCTGAGTAAGGTGCGTGTTCCGGTAGAGGACGCTTCGCTCGTTGCCTTCTCCGTCTCGGCGAGGCCGGGGGATGCtgtggcaccgccgccgaaaCAATTCTACATGATTTGCTGGATGGTGGTGCAAGGCACGACCGAAGGGGAGGCGAAGGACAACATCCGTCGAGTGACTGACACATTTGAGCAGAAGGTGACATTGCCGCTCTGATGCGTGCGATCTCTCGAAGCAGGCCCACATACATAATTGCAAAGCTGTGAAGCATTGAAAAAGTgcgcagccacggcggcatCGATCAAGCGTAAGGGCGAACGCACCGTGCTCGTGTTTCTTACGTGCGTTGCGGTCGAGAACGTGAATGCTTTCGCTTCCATTTTTCGTTCGCCTCTCTTCCATCTTCGTGTCGCCGAGAGGTCGAGCAAGGTGAGGATGGTCGGTGGCGGAGAGGTTCTATACTGCGGGGGATGTGTGCCAGCGCACACGTGTTTGATGGGTGCCCCTATTACTTATTGATCTTTCTCTTTTCAGGTCTTTGCTCCCTGATAAAGCGGGCCACCTCGCCGTGGCATTAGGGTCTAGCACCTGCTCTATGGGGAAGCCAAGAGCCTGCAGCCTGTCCTCGGGTACGTCGGCAAACTCTTAGCGTCGGCGGGACATATGTGTACGGGCACTATGCTAGAGAGACTCGCACCAATTATCACGTTCGCTCTTGTCCACTATGAATTGTGTCGGCGATTGGACAAATCCAACCAGCTGTGAGTTCTTGGTGCGCAGACGCTTGCTGATCTACGTGCCCCCTTCTGCTTGACGAACCCACTTCTGTCAAAGGTGTGCGGATTCAGGAGAGAGTAGAATGCCTCCTGCTGCCAAAGGCTCACGGCAGTGTCCTGAGTGTCGCGGCAGCATGCAGGCAGGCCATCCAGACGCGCCCCCCTCCTACGGTGGCATGGACGGTGAAGGCAGCGAGTCCTCCTCTCTCAGGCAAGAACGCCGTCTTGAGGCAGGCCACAGGATGCCGCAAATGCGAGCcctgcgcgcgcaggcgctgtgAAGCACAGCTGGCAGGGTGTACCATATCCGAACAAGGCATGCATAGGTGATAGGAGCCAAAGTGATGGACAGGACAGGCACGAAGAGATCCACATGCATCAGCCCcaatgtgcgtgtgtgcggaaCATGCGGCAGCCCCTCTACATCCCAACGGGGTGGGCTGGtgaggcgcagacgccggaaACATGACGAGAGCACCACCGAGTTGCACCATCGAATCCTCCAGGTTCGCATGTGGCGAGACACCGCACCATGATACGGCACGCCGCGACTTGAAGCGATAGAGAGAAGCGTGGCACACCGGCAGAGTGTGCAGGTCCTCGGAGAGTCCTGGCCTCAGGCTGGCCCACTTCCTCCTCGAGCTCGTGCGGCATGCACCTAGGCgaccgcccccctccccccctgTTACCCCTACGGCAGAGACGCCATCGCTTCTTCCCTTCAGGATGCTCGACGCGGCCCACGCGAGTGTCCGTGTGAtgccgatcgcgcagcacgtatGCTCAGAAGGGACGATGACGGACAAGGAGGAGCCCGTTAGGCGCATGACCTCGATTCAGCGGCAAAGCGATTTGTCGCAGAGGGCTAGGGTTCGGCAGGATGCCTACAAAGGTAGATGAAAGGCTGTGTTTGCGCATGCGTCTCTTGTGTTTCCGTTATTTATATCGGTCTTTTTCACAGTATACtgacacacgaaaaaaaaaacgaaagggaATTCAAACCACGGAACACGTCTCAGCTCCCCGGATCACGACTGCCGAAACACGAGCTCTTCATGACTTTCCATTCCAATGGTGAACTTTTTTTGTGGCGTTAGCGTGTCTCATCCATGGCCCACCCATTATCCTATCAGTGAAAGAGGCGGCATGGCAGCAAGCCCTATCTCCGCAaagacgaaaagaaaacgaacgGAAAACCATCCCCTGACGGCACAGGGCATACATTTCCACTGCTGGGCATGCGCGAGATGCCAGCTTCTGCATGTTGTTCAACCTTCGCTCGGGGTGTTGGCGGAGTGCATGCAACGGCGAAaatgcatgcgcgtgcgctgccccgccaccgccccacCACTTTCCCCCTTTCTCAAAGGACGAATGATACAAATCGCTCGGTGCGCATCAGCTCGCTCCAGTTTTGACTGTGCCCTGCCGGCTTTTTCCTTTGCCTACATCTCCGCCTTTTCTCGCACCATGAAACATGCACCCCTGCACTTCCCCACATCTACTCGTACATACATGTAGGTGCCTGCGGTATTGATTGCATGAGTGGAACGAAGCTGAACCCGCTCTCCTTCccgaaaaaaacaaacaacaacaaagatCAGCGGGTCGCGAAGTCGGTTTGCCACTCTTGTgcagtgtgtgtgcctgGGTTGTTTGTCTGCAAAACAGGCACCTGCGTTGTGCCTCGGCGTGTTGAGGTGATTGCACACTGACCtctgtctttctcttccGTATCGATTTCTCCAGTGCTATTGCTGTCACAGTGCTGTTCCAGCATCATGAGCGGCCACAATCCGAACCGTGCTGAGAGACcgggcagcggtggtggcgcaccggcgcgcaACCCCATCACCTACAATCTGGCCGCTCTCCGACTTGCACAGTCCCCGAACGGAAGGAGCCAAGTATCGCCGCCGGTCCCTTCCGGCGATGGTGGGTCTATTAGGCTGagccacagcggcgcagcatctgATGTGCCGCTGTCCGTCTTGCTTGCCGGGCTCAGCACCCCAGCCGCTACCGTCAACACAACGTCGCCGcacccggcggcggcctccgGGCTTAGCGCTCTCTCACTAGTCGGAGGCGGCAGGCCGCCCGTGAGAGTCGCAGGCGCTTCCGCCGCAGTACTGCCCCCTGCGATGGGGTATCCGGATGCTGGTCCAAGCATAGAATCCGGACTACCTCCCAAGTTGACGGGTGTAGCGCAGTCTGACCAAGTGCCACCAGTACCGATGGCTGCGCCAGGTCCGCGAGGGGCCGCACTGGGTTCCGCTGACAACAAACAGCCTTTTCTGGCGGCTGCACCGACCGGCGCGccacccccgccgccgccggcgtcacTGGGTCACGTTTCCATGCCAGTGCCGAGTGGATCGTTAGTGTTTCCTccgagcacacacaccaacaccccctctccagctgcagcggcccaCTCAGCGCGGCCTGCACCCTCTACACTGTCGGGCCCACCACAGTGGGCGAGCGCCGCGACTTCTGGCATCCCACTTCCGCATTCGGCACAAGCGCGCCGCGCAGACCCGACCCAACCGGCCTCCGCCTTCATGCGGATGCAGAATCGACCGCCAGTGCCGTTCTCCGCAGGCGTCGCGAAGTCGCAAGGCAGGCTGCCTACTTCTCAGCCCCTCTCTCAACATTCACCGGTGGCACCCGTGTCGAGTCGCGGGGCTTTTAACGAGGCCGCAgagccagcagcacctgtcGCTGCGGCTCCTCTTCCGCAGCCACAACCGCACGCCGGTATACCTCCTCCGGTACCGCGGTCCCAGCTTCCTGGGATGCCGGCTCCTCTCAGCCAGTCATCAGGTACACCGCCCCCGTCGGCTGCGGCTCCCTTCAGTGCCCCATCCCCCAAAGCTCCCGGGTCGCTCTTgtcgcctccgctgctgcggcagcagcagagttCGCATTCTCAGCGCCTTCCGtatccgctgccgcagcctcTTTCACAGCAGACCGCCTCCGCGCGATCATCAGTGCCCCCTCCGGCTCCCATGTTAGCCAACACGGCATCGTCGTTTCGGCCGACACCAACCTCACCACTGCctgctgtcgccgcggcaCCCGTTGTCGATACACCCGCTACGACAACCCCGACTGTCACCCCGattcccgctgctgcgccagccggCGCTCCTGATTCTGCTTCTGCCGCCGCATCCCGACCCGCGGATATCTGCTTAGCACTGCAGCAGATGAGCATTCACGCTCGCATAGCGCCGtatccaccaccaccgtcaacTGCGacagtggctgctgccgcgacacccacgcccgctgcggctgcgagcTCCGCCGACTCGCCCATaaagaagctgcagcagctcatgcAGCAGCCACAGGCACGGCTGAACTACTACGCCGCATTGCCGCCGCGTGTGGCAGTGCAGCGTGAACAAGACCGCTACGGCAGGGGCAACCGAGCACAGAGGATGAACAACCGCCAATTACCGCCACCGtgccaccagcagcgtcatctgccatcggcgccgccacagcagatCAAAGCGACTCCCCTCGCTCATGTTGCCGACATCGATCCGGTCGTTGCGAAGCGCTTCCAGGATGAGTACGCGCAGCAGAACGACAACGAGAACATCGGGGATGACTTgcgggcgcagcaggcgacgAAGATGGGCACGATTGGCACGCTAGATGAGGAGCTGTGCCTGTCCCTGATTGAGACTCACGACGTCACGTTTGTCGTCACGGATACCGGTACGGGCAAGAGCACCCGTATCCCAATGGCCCTGCACAAGGCGCACCCGGATGCACTCGTCGTGaacgcgcagccgcgccgtaCCGCTGCGATCAACCTTGcccagcgcgtcgccgaggtgCTTGACGCGGAGCTCGGTGAAGAGGTAGGCTACTCGGTGCGCGGAGAGCATATCGGCGACCTTGGTGAGACGAAGATAATGTACGTTACAACCTACTCCCTCTTCATCTACTTTCTGTGGCACGAGTTCAAGGAAAAGCTGCCGTTTTCCTACATCATTGTCGACGAGTTTCACGAGCGCACACCGGATGTGGAGGTCATTCTGCTGATGCTGAAGCTGTGGCTGCATAAACACCCAGGTGCCTTTAAGCTTGTCCTgtgcagcgcgacggcgcaggTGGAGGAGTGGCAGAGCTTCTTTGACGGCCTTACGGTTGGCACCTACGCCCGTTCCCCTATCATGTACCCTGTGCAGGAGTACTTCATCGAGGACCTGCAACGCCTCACCGGCATCCGCACTGCACCGATTTTGCCGCAGGATAGCAACAACATGGTAACATCGGAGCAGATGCATCAGATCATTCTCGTGTGCAAACAGCTGCTTGAGTACTTGGCCAAGAACACGGCGACGCAGGACAGCGTGCTTGTGTTCATGCCTGGTCGTACGCAAGTGGAGCTGATGACGACATGGATTCGCGAGAGCCTGGAGGAGTCACTGGA
Proteins encoded in this window:
- a CDS encoding conserved hypothetical protein (previous protein_id=AAZ14450.1), whose translation is MTGTSLEAMNGKVVVFLRTSSVARLPLYRRLRSLNVTLVLVHPFTPLPEFDGVFSHWLKHETSDVDEVHLALSAFLASCGLVPDAVVSFDEYAVYQAAVIAARLNLTPIPLPPAAVLQNNLKDMFRLFCSEHGIPSPKSVPLPVAAVLPTPGEVNNCASDADALSMAFEKARPALVKAISKTLEAEALAFPVVLKPSPGAGSLLTRLCPTLHDAVEHVWSMWTVLAGHPVTRNFAALTNSAAAGPVLEGGAAAVQILAEEFIEGQEVDMDCVIEHGVVRFCSISDNFEPSPPYFAEVGGVCPSALGHCGQCALRELLDSYVSAHGAHLHGVIHFEAKYDPARQRAYVIEVNCRPGSAETSVMIQTVYRGLNLGEALVRCALQIPIQEQLAGLFPELLAGQQEGGVEMPWQKATPSRHPEADANERIPNSAARTAVWSLLGGPSHGFFPPQCWAASVNIYPKQDGVLSKVRVPVEDASLVAFSVSARPGDAVAPPPKQFYMICWMVVQGTTEGEAKDNIRRVTDTFEQKVTLPL